The genomic interval AGGCGGCCTTTACTTGGCCTGCTCGCGCTCGATGGCGCGCCAGCCGATGTCCTTGCGGTAGAAGACACCGTCCCACTGGATGCGACCCGCCAGCTGGTAGGCGCGTTGCTGCGCCTCGGCGACGGTGTGGCCCAGCGCGGTGGCGCAGAGCACGCGGCCACCGGCGGTGACTATGGTGTCTCCCGCCAGCTGGGAGCCGGCATGGAATACCTTCTCGCCGCTCGCCTCTTCCACCGGCAGGCCGCTGATGGGCTTGCCCTGCGGGTAGTCACCGGGGTAACCGCCCGCCGCCAGCACCACACCGATGGCGACGCGGGGATCATAGATGGCTTCGACCTGATCCAGCTTGCCGGCACAGGCGGCCAGGCACAGCTCCACCAGATCGGAGCGCATCCGCAGCATGATGGGCTGGGTCTCGGGGTCGCCGAAGCGGCAGTTGAACTCGATCACCTTGGGGTTGCCCTGGGGGTCTATCATCAGGCCGGCGTAGAGGAAGCCGGTGTAGACGTTGCCCTCGGCCGCCATGCCGCGCACCGTCGGCATGATCACCTGCTCCATCACGCGTTGATGCACCGCATCTGTCACCACGGGCGCCGGGGAGTAGGCCCCCATGCCGCCGGTGTTGAGGCCGGTGTCGCCGTCGCCGACCCGCTTGTGATCCTGGCTGGTGGCCATGGGCAGCACGTGCTCGCCATCCACCATGACGATGAAGCTCGCCTCTTCCCCGTCCAGGAACTCCTCGATCACCACCCGGGCGCCGGCATCGCCGAAGGCATTGCCGGAGAGCATGTCACGCACCGCCGCTTCCGCCTCTTCGAGGGTCATGGCGACGATGACGCCCTTGCCGGCGGCCAGACCGTCAGCCTTGATGACGATGGGGGCGCCCTTCTCGCGCAGGTAGGCCAGCGCCGGCTCCACCTCGGTGAAGTTCTGGTAGTCGGCAGTGGGGATGGCGTGGCGCGCCAGGAAGTCCTTGGCGAAGGCCTTGGAGCCCTCCAGCTGGGCGGCGGCGGCGGTCGGGCCGAAGATGGCGAGCCCTTCGGCACGGAAGGCATCCACTACCCCTTTCACCAGGGGGGCTTCCGGCCCGACTATGGTGAGACCTATCTGCTGGGCCTTGGCGAAGGCCAGCAGGGCCTGGATGTCGGTCGCCTCTATGGCGACGTTCTCTATGCTGCCCTCGTGGGCGGTGCCGGCATTGCCGGGGGCGACGAACACCCGGGTCACCATGGGGGATTGCTTGGCCTTCCAGGCCAGGGCGTGCTCACGGCCGCCGTTGCCAATGATCAGTACTTTCATCGTATCGCTCGCTTCTATTTGTGATAACCGCCTGGGGCAGCGGTTGAAAATAGTCAGTTGAAAAGAGACAACAAAAGGGCCGCCAGTGGCGGCCCTGACTCATCAGTGACGGAAATGGCGCATGTTGGTGAACACCATGCACATGCCGTGCTCGTTGGCGGCCTCGATCACCTCGTTGTCGCGCATGGAACCACCCGGCTGGATGACGCAGGAGATGCCCGCGGCGGCGGCGGCATCGA from Aeromonas rivipollensis carries:
- the purD gene encoding phosphoribosylamine--glycine ligase codes for the protein MKVLIIGNGGREHALAWKAKQSPMVTRVFVAPGNAGTAHEGSIENVAIEATDIQALLAFAKAQQIGLTIVGPEAPLVKGVVDAFRAEGLAIFGPTAAAAQLEGSKAFAKDFLARHAIPTADYQNFTEVEPALAYLREKGAPIVIKADGLAAGKGVIVAMTLEEAEAAVRDMLSGNAFGDAGARVVIEEFLDGEEASFIVMVDGEHVLPMATSQDHKRVGDGDTGLNTGGMGAYSPAPVVTDAVHQRVMEQVIMPTVRGMAAEGNVYTGFLYAGLMIDPQGNPKVIEFNCRFGDPETQPIMLRMRSDLVELCLAACAGKLDQVEAIYDPRVAIGVVLAAGGYPGDYPQGKPISGLPVEEASGEKVFHAGSQLAGDTIVTAGGRVLCATALGHTVAEAQQRAYQLAGRIQWDGVFYRKDIGWRAIEREQAK